The sequence AGCCGCGGCGACGAGGCCCGCGCCAGATTCCTGCGCGAGGCACGGATCACCGCCCAACTGCAGCATCCCGACATCGTGACCATCCACGACCTCGGCGAGACCGGCGCGGGAAACGAACGGGTCCCGTTCCTGGTGATGGAGCTGGTCCGAGGCGAGGGCCTGGACACGATGCTGCGCCGAGGTGTCGTCACCCTGGCGGACGCGGCCCGATGGGGCTCGCTGATATCTGACGCGCTTGCCGTGGCGCATGCAGCCGGAATCATGCACCGGGACATCAAGCCGTCCAACATCCTCATCACGCCTTCCGGCGCCGTGAAAGTCCTCGACTTCGGCATCGCGAGGGCAGTCGACCCCTATGCGACCGCGGACCGGCTCACCCAGACCGGCTTCATCGTGGGCACACCCCCCTACATGGCGCCCGAACAAGCACGCGGCTTCCCAGAACCGCGCAGCGACCTGTACGCCCTCGGCTGCCTCCTCTTCGAGCTGATCACAGGCCGGCTGCCCTTCCAGGCCCCCGACACGGTGGGATACCTCTCGGCGCACATCACCCAAGAGCCGCCCACACCCAGCTCGGTATCCACCGGCGTCCCCTCCGCGTGGGACGACCTCGTGCTGAGGCTGCTGGAAAAGGACCCCGATCAGCGATACCCGAACGCCACCGACCTCGCCCAGGCACTACGACACCTCGACCGCACACCTGAGCCCGTCGGAGGCCCCGCGCCACCAGCAGGAGGGGCCGCCCAGCCCCCCTCCATGACAGCAGCGATTCCGCTTCCGCCTGTGGCCCCCACCCGCAGAGCGAGTAGCCTCCCCCCACGGCCGGACACCGCATCGACGCATACGCCGGCACGCCGTGGCCGTGCGACACGATTCGTCCTCCCGGTATGCCTATGGTTGCTCCTCACCTTGCTGGCCGTCGCCTCGTCGGACATCGGGGTTCCGGTCGCCCTGGCTCTCACCTGGGTGTTGACGGCAGTACTCACACCGCGCTCCAGAAGCCTGACGCGCGGGACGGGGTACGCGGCCGTGGCGGCCATCCCGGTGAACCTCGTAAAGATTGCGATCCATTACCGGGATCATTTGGACCTCTCAGCAAGGTGGCCCTTCCTCATGGTGGTTGTCCTGACCATCGCGGCGTACTGCTACCGCGACATCAAGACCCGGCGAGCGGCACGTTCGAGCTCGACATGGGCAACCGGATCGTGATCACGCACACGACTTCGGACATCCATGCAGGCGACTTCGGAAATTGACAGCACGACCGCTGCCAGCTCCCGACCAGTCAGATGACTCGCTGGGGTCAAATCGGTCGATTCCGCCACCAGTCGCGAATCCGATCGGAACGGCCTGTCCACCTGCGGGAACGGGACGCCGATGCATTCGAATCCTGTCGCCCTTCAGCCTCCCCAATTCGCACCCAAGGGCGGGCGGCAGACCGCCGCCGGGCCCCGCCCGGCCGACCCGAGGAAGGCCCAGGCGCCCATGGCCGACCGGATATACCTGCGCCACTCCACCGACAAGGAGACCGACGCCCGCCAGCGCTCACGCGGCTCTTTGCTGCTGGGCAGCAAGGGCGCGCGCCGCTGCGCGATCACCCGCCCGGGGTGAGGAGGGGTTTGATGTCCAGGATCGGGGTTGCGTTGAGGGCTTCGAGGTTGCGGACGTGCACGCGAGTGTCCGTGATCGAGAGGATGTGGATGGTGTGCAGGCCGATCGGGTTGGGCCGGTCGGGCGCGCGGGTGGTGAACACGCCTGTGCAAGGGCGGGTGGCGTCGCCGCGTGGGTGGACGGTGAGTGTGTCCCGGTCGGCTCGGTCGAGCCAGGTGAGCAGGAGTATGTCGGTGCCTGGGGCCAGGCCTTCCAGGGCGGGGGCGTACCGGTCGTCGAAGACGAGCCAGGCGTCGGGGGCTCCCTCATCGGGCTGCCGGGGTGCTGCCGTCCGGTCGGTCAGCGTCGATTCGACGTGTCCGATCGGGCGCAAGGTGTACGTGGTCAAGAGCGATGGATCCTCTTCTGGGTCGGGCCGGCAAGGGGGAGGCAACTGGCCCGGTGGCCTCTGGGGCTTTGGCTGGTTCCGGCTCCAGGGCGCCGCATCGTGGCCGTCGCCGCCATCCGCATCCGGCCGCGGGCGATGCGGCGGGCTCGGGGGAGGCCCCCGCCTTCGGAAACGCGCAGCGTCATGCTGTCCTTGTGGTAGATGTGTTTGCCATAAGGGCACCGCCGAAACCGTGGATGCGACTGCCGCCGTGCTAGGCGCTGTCCGGCTGTCGCGAGGATCGGCGGGTCAGGCTCGCTTCGCGGAGAATCGCCCAGGCGTCCGCGACAGGGCCCATGTGCCGGAGCTTGTCGGGGTTGATGACGGTGCGGATGGCCTGGATCCGGCCGTCGAGGATGTCGAGCGCCCACGTGCCGAGGATGTTGCCGTCCCGGGCGCGGAGGATCGCGCCGGGCTGGCCGTTGACCTCGCGTAGCTCCACGACGCCGCCGACTCCGGTGAACAGCGGGGCGAATACGGCGACCCGGCGCGCTACGTTGTCGATACCGAAGGCGCCTTCCTTGCCCCACAGCGGGGCCTTGCCCCCGCCGTCACCGGCCATCTGCACGTCGTCGGCGAGGAGTTCCCGCAAGGTGTCGACGTCGCCGTCGCGGAAGGCGTCGAAGAAGCGCGTCGCGAGCTCCTCGCGTTCCTTGCGGTCTGCTTCGAACCGGGGTCGGCCCGCGTCCATGTGGCGGCGTGCCCGCACCGCGAGTTGCCGGCACGCCGCCTCGGAGCGCCCCACCGTGGAGGCGATGTCCGGGAAGCCGAACGCGAACACCTCTCGCAGCACGAACACTGCGCGCTCGACCGGGCTCAACCGCTCCAGCAGCAGCAGGGCTGCCATCGACAGCGAGTCGGACAGTTCCGTGGAACGCTCCGGGTCCTGGTAGGGGTCTGTCAGCAGCGGTTCGGGGAACCAGGGCCCGACGTACGCCTCGCGCCGCATCCGCGCCGACCGCAGGACGTCGATCGAGATCCGGGTGACCACCGATGACAGGAACGCCTTGGCCGACGCCGGTTGCGCCGGGGAGGTCTCGTAGCGCAGCCAGGTCTCCTGCACCGCGTCCTCCGCCTCGCTCACACTGCCGAGGATCCGGTAGGCGATCGCGAACAGCAGCGACCGCAGCTCCTCGAACTCCTCCGTCCGCGTCACGACAGCTCCTCGTCAAAGCCCTGCCGCCACGACGGGTAGCGCAGCTCCCAGCCGAGTTCGCGCTTTGCCTTGGCGTTGGAGAAGCCGCGCCCCTCGGTCATCATCGTCACCGCCACCTCGCCGGCGAACAGCTTCGCCAGCCATACGGGCATGCGTATCGGCTTCTTCGCGCCCGTGCACGCGGCCAGATACGGCAGCCACTGGCTCGCCGGGGCCGGCTCGTCGTCGACGATGTTGAAGATGCCACGCGCCTTCTGCTCCACCGCCATGACGGTCGCGCTCGCCGCGTCGTCGACATGCACCCACGAACTGTAGCCGGTGCCGCGCCCCACCAGCGGGAACTGCCGCTTGCGGATGAGCTCCACCTGGTCGTCCGTGGCACCCGGCCCGTAGAACCCGCCGTAGCGCAAGGCCGCCCCGTCGGCCTTGAGGACCGCTTCTTCGAGATGTCGGACAGCCGCCATTCCCGGGGCGGCGGACGTCCCCAGCATCGGGTCTGTCGGGTCTTCCTCGGTCTTCACCCAGCCGCCTTCGCGGATGCCGTTCCCGTTGGCGTAGCTCTGTGCCACGACATGGGGTGCGCCGGTCACCTCGGCGGCGGCCAGCAAGTGGTCCGTGCCCTCGGTCCGCAGTCGGTTGGTGGTGGCGAACCAGCGGTCCATGTGCTTGATGTCGGGTTTGCCGGCGTGGGCCGGGGAGATCGCGGTCATCTGGTGCACGATCACGTCCGGCTGGGCCTGGGCCACCGCCCGGCCGACCGAAACCTCGTCCAGGCCGTCCATGACGACCCCTTCCGCGCCCAGCTGCTGCAGCAGTCCCAACTTGGCCGCACTGGTCGTCGTCGCGGTCACCTGGTGCCCGCGGGCGACGAGCCGCGGAAGCAGCCGCCGCCCCAGCACCCCGGTTCCGCCTGCCACGAAAACCCGCATGACCATCACCTTCCGCTTCGGACGCGTATCTCTGCCACCCAAGACGAGACAGCCCCGCTCCCTGTGACACCAGCGGCGAGGAGACCGGAGAAATACGGCGGCGGCCCGGCCACAGGCCGACCGTCTCGCCCACCGCCGGACGGCGTACTTCCCTCCCGTAGCGTTCCGCCTCACCGTCCGGCACCCGCAGGCTCCAGCTGTTCATCAGGCCGTCATGCACGGCAAACGCGCAGCCGCGAGGCCACATCGCGGCAGGCGGGCGCGGATCGGTGGCAGCGGGTCACCCTGCCGCCGTCACGCCACCGTGCTCTCGTCACCCGCCACGGGGAACCACTCGCCCGACACCAGAGCCGGAACACCGTGGCCGGTAAGGCGGGCGAATTCCGCAAGTCCGGCCACTTGGCGAGCCCCGAACGAGTAGTCCAGCGCGTGGCCGAAGTAGCTTTCCAACGTGGGCACGTCGAACGGCTCCCAGCGGGCGGTGCGGGCGGCGAGCTCGGCGTTCTCGGCACGGGCGAGGTCGCGGGCGGCCAGCAGACCGCGGTGCGCCGCCGCGACGGCGACCGGCCGGCGCCGGGCCACCTCGCGGCGCACCGCCCAGACCGCGAAGACGAACGGCAGACCGGTCCACTCGCGCCACAGCCCGGCGAGGTCGTACACCCGCGGCCCGGCGGGCGTCCGGCCCCGGGACACCGCGGCGTGCAGCGCCGCATCCCCGAACAGCACAGCGGCGTCCGCGCCTCGCAGGACGGAGACCGGGTCCCGGGAACCGGGCACGTACCGTGAGACCACGCCGTACCGCTCCTCCAGCAGGAGCTGCGCGAGGCGCCGGGAGGTGGGGCCGGCGGGAGCCAACGCGACGGTGGCGCCACGCAGTTCGTCCAAGCCCACGTTGCTGACCAGCACGGACGACATCATCGGCCCGTCACTTCCGGAGGCGATGCCGGGCAGCGCGAGCAGTTCTTCACTATGCCGCAGATAGGTGACGGCGGGCACCGCCGCGATATCGAGATCGCCCGCGAGCAGCCGCCGGGCGAGACGGTCCGGGGTATCCGCCACCAGATCGACGTCCAAGAGCGCAGCGGTGCGGGCGAGCCCCCAGAACAGCGGCACGCAGTCGAGAAACCCGGTGTGCCCCAAACGCGGGCGGCGCCGCTCACGGTCGGCGTAGTGTCCGATCTCCACAACGGAATGCTACGACAGGGGATTTCGGAGCCGTCTCCGCATGAGATCTTCTCCCTGCTTCGGCCGGGGCCTTTGCGAACAGGCCGTCGATGCGGGGACAGCCCACGGTGAACTGGGACTTGGGCACGGCCGGCACGTAGCCGACGCCCGACTGTTCCAGCAGTCGGCGCAAGCGGCTCTCCTGACCGTAGGCGGCGTCGGTGGTGACCCAGGCGATGGGCAGCGGTGAGGCGAGGGACCGCGGCACGATGTGTCGGGCCAGTTCGCCCTTGGTAGCGAACCCCCGCCCGTTGGGAACTTTGGCCGTGCGGCGAGTAGCGTGACCTGCCTGCTCGGCCAGTTGCCAGCAGTTCTTTCGGGCCACCGGGGCGAGCAACCCACGTACGTAGTCGCGCATCCGGCGGCGTAGTTCCACCCTGCCGAAGCGATGGCCGATGGTCACGAAGACGTCGTCCAGTTCCAGGTCCCACTGCTCGGCAACACGCGCGGTGATCACGTGGGGAGGCTGCCCGGCACGCTGTCACTACCTGCGGCGCTGCCGCACGATCGAGGGGCGGCCTGTCGAAGGCCACCCCTGACCGCTCCACGGATCGCTACACCCCATCCGCCCAGCGAAACCCGCAGGTCAGACAGCAAAATCCTGCTGGAGTACTAAATCCAGCGCTC is a genomic window of Streptomyces griseochromogenes containing:
- a CDS encoding menaquinone biosynthetic enzyme MqnA/MqnD family protein, whose product is MEIGHYADRERRRPRLGHTGFLDCVPLFWGLARTAALLDVDLVADTPDRLARRLLAGDLDIAAVPAVTYLRHSEELLALPGIASGSDGPMMSSVLVSNVGLDELRGATVALAPAGPTSRRLAQLLLEERYGVVSRYVPGSRDPVSVLRGADAAVLFGDAALHAAVSRGRTPAGPRVYDLAGLWREWTGLPFVFAVWAVRREVARRRPVAVAAAHRGLLAARDLARAENAELAARTARWEPFDVPTLESYFGHALDYSFGARQVAGLAEFARLTGHGVPALVSGEWFPVAGDESTVA
- the tsaA gene encoding tRNA (N6-threonylcarbamoyladenosine(37)-N6)-methyltransferase TrmO — protein: MTTYTLRPIGHVESTLTDRTAAPRQPDEGAPDAWLVFDDRYAPALEGLAPGTDILLLTWLDRADRDTLTVHPRGDATRPCTGVFTTRAPDRPNPIGLHTIHILSITDTRVHVRNLEALNATPILDIKPLLTPGG
- a CDS encoding serine/threonine-protein kinase, whose product is MRDQLLGDRYRLVRQLGEGGMGHIWEAQDETLGRNVAVKVISLLAGGGSRGDEARARFLREARITAQLQHPDIVTIHDLGETGAGNERVPFLVMELVRGEGLDTMLRRGVVTLADAARWGSLISDALAVAHAAGIMHRDIKPSNILITPSGAVKVLDFGIARAVDPYATADRLTQTGFIVGTPPYMAPEQARGFPEPRSDLYALGCLLFELITGRLPFQAPDTVGYLSAHITQEPPTPSSVSTGVPSAWDDLVLRLLEKDPDQRYPNATDLAQALRHLDRTPEPVGGPAPPAGGAAQPPSMTAAIPLPPVAPTRRASSLPPRPDTASTHTPARRGRATRFVLPVCLWLLLTLLAVASSDIGVPVALALTWVLTAVLTPRSRSLTRGTGYAAVAAIPVNLVKIAIHYRDHLDLSARWPFLMVVVLTIAAYCYRDIKTRRAARSSSTWATGS
- a CDS encoding NAD-dependent epimerase/dehydratase family protein, with protein sequence MRVFVAGGTGVLGRRLLPRLVARGHQVTATTTSAAKLGLLQQLGAEGVVMDGLDEVSVGRAVAQAQPDVIVHQMTAISPAHAGKPDIKHMDRWFATTNRLRTEGTDHLLAAAEVTGAPHVVAQSYANGNGIREGGWVKTEEDPTDPMLGTSAAPGMAAVRHLEEAVLKADGAALRYGGFYGPGATDDQVELIRKRQFPLVGRGTGYSSWVHVDDAASATVMAVEQKARGIFNIVDDEPAPASQWLPYLAACTGAKKPIRMPVWLAKLFAGEVAVTMMTEGRGFSNAKAKRELGWELRYPSWRQGFDEELS
- a CDS encoding RNA polymerase sigma-70 factor, translating into MTRTEEFEELRSLLFAIAYRILGSVSEAEDAVQETWLRYETSPAQPASAKAFLSSVVTRISIDVLRSARMRREAYVGPWFPEPLLTDPYQDPERSTELSDSLSMAALLLLERLSPVERAVFVLREVFAFGFPDIASTVGRSEAACRQLAVRARRHMDAGRPRFEADRKEREELATRFFDAFRDGDVDTLRELLADDVQMAGDGGGKAPLWGKEGAFGIDNVARRVAVFAPLFTGVGGVVELREVNGQPGAILRARDGNILGTWALDILDGRIQAIRTVINPDKLRHMGPVADAWAILREASLTRRSSRQPDSA